From the Plasmodium reichenowi strain SY57 chromosome Unknown, whole genome shotgun sequence genome, one window contains:
- a CDS encoding reticulocyte binding protein 2b, with protein FRLEPISYIQRYYKRNMNRSDIFHDKKERGSKVYSNVSSFHSFIQEGKEEVESFSIWGSNSVLDHIDVLRDNGTVVFSVQPHYLDIYTCKEAILFTTSFYKDLDKSSITKINASIEKINEEIIKNEKQCLVGGKTDFDNLLIVLENAEKANVRKTLFDNTFNNYKNKKTNFYNCLKNKKNDYDKKINNIKNEIRKLLKNIECTRNMCETKSYVMNNNLYLLRVNEVKSTPIDLYLNRAKELLESSTKLVNPIRMKLGDNKNMYSVGYIHEEIKDIIKRYNFHLNHIEKGKEYIKRITQANNIPDKMKKDELIEKILESSKNFASFKYSNEMISKLDSLFIKNEEILNNLFNNIFNIFKKKYETYLDMKTIESKYTTVMTLSEHLLEYAMDVLKANPQKPIDPKANIDSEIVKLQMKINEKSNELDNAISEVNTLIIIMKSFYDVIMSEKASMDEMEKKELSLNNYIEKTYYILETSDIFKSKSNIINNNSRNISSKYIIIERLKKYIDELNSLISDFKESQETLIKDDELKQNIKTDYLNNVKYIEENVTRINEIISLKQSITQGIADIDELNSLNLININDYINEKNISQEKVSNNLYKLYKGSFEELESELSYFLDTKYLFHEKKNVNELETILESSNIECA; from the coding sequence TTTAGATTAGAACCTATATCTTATATTCAAAGATATTATAAGAGGAATATGAATAGATCTGATATTTTTCatgataaaaaagaaagagGTTCCAAAGTATATTCAAATGTGTCTTCATTCCATTCTTTTATTCAAGAGGGTAAGGAAGAAGTTGAGAGTTTTTCTATATGGGGAAGTAATAGCGTTTTAGATCATATAGATGTTCTTAGGGATAATGGAACTGTAGTTTTTTCTGTTCAACCACATTACCTTGATATATATACGTGTAAAGAAGCCATATTATTTACTACATCATTTTACAAGGATCTTGATAAAAGTTCaattacaaaaattaatgcatctattgaaaaaattaacGAAGAAATAATCAAGAATGAAAAACAATGTTTAGTTGGTGGGAAAACAGATTTTGATAATTTACTTATAGTTTTAGAAAATGCTGAAAAAGCAAATGTTAGAAAAACATTATTTGataatacatttaataattataaaaataagaaaactaatttttacaattgtttgaaaaataaaaaaaatgattatgataagaaaataaataatataaagaatgagattagaaaattattaaaaaatattgaatgTACAAGAAATATGTGTGAAACGAAATCATATgttatgaataataatttatatttattaagaGTGAATGAAGTTAAAAGTACACCTATTGATTTATACTTAAATCGAGCAAAAGAGCTATTAGAATCAAGTACCAAATTAGTTAATCCTATAAGAATGAAATTAggtgataataaaaacatgTACTCTGTTGGATATATACATGAAGAAATtaaagatattataaaaagatataattttcatttgaaccatatagaaaaaggaaaagaatatataaaaaggataaCACAAGCAAATAATATTCCAGACAAAATGAAGAAAGATGAACttatagaaaaaattttgGAATCCTCAAAAAATTTTGCTAGTTTTAAATATAGCAATGAAATGATAAGCAAATTAGATTCgttatttataaaaaatgaagaaatacttaataatttattcaataatatatttaatatattcaagaaaaaatatgaaacaTATTTAGATATGAAAACAATTGAATCCAAATATACAACTGTAATGACTCTATCAGAACATTTATTAGAATATGCAATGGATGTTTTAAAAGCTAACCCTCAAAAACCTATTGATCCAAAAGCAAATATTGATTCAGAAATAGTAAAATTACagatgaaaataaatgaGAAATCAAATGAATTAGATAATGCTATAAGTGAAGTAAACAcactaataataataatgaaatcATTTTATGATGTTATTATGTCTGAAAAAGCTTCTATGGATGAAATGgaaaaaaaggaattatccttaaataattatattgaaaaaacatattatatattagaaacgtctgatatttttaagtctaaaagtaatattataaataataatagtagaAATATTAGttctaaatatataattatagaaaggttaaaaaaatatattgatgAATTAAATAGTCTTATATCAGATTTTAAAGAGTCACAAGAAACATTAATAAAAGATGATGaattaaaacaaaacataaaaacggattatttaaataacgtgaaatatatagaagAAAATGTTACTCGtataaatgaaattatatcattaaaaCAATCTATAACTCAAGGAATAGCAGATATTGATGAATTAAATAgtttaaatttaataaatataaatgattatataaatgaaaaaaatatatcacaAGAGAAAGTATCAAATAAtctttataaattatataaaggaAGTTTTGAAGAATTAGAATCTGAACtatcttattttttagacacaaaatatttgtttcatgaaaaaaaaaatgtaaat